In the genome of Prosthecobacter algae, one region contains:
- the ppk1 gene encoding polyphosphate kinase 1 yields MTSSSPSPDTKSPSKAMAISEEHFLNRELSWLAFNERVLAEAARAELPVLERVKFLAITASNLDEFFMVRVGALQFLREQGRRVKDPSGLTPTQQWEQIQQRATAFVERQYEILNDELLPLLREKGIRRLNPSELTPAQRTHLEAYFSEHIFPVLSPIALDDDKPRVSVPALQIALLCKVQSVAEGKMTQRLVLFTLPSNLPRHVLVPEVESGLHAYLNLEDLLSVFLHLYFPSEKVTASARFRISRNSDIAVDDESSFDLASEMEDILEARLQSPAIRIEIEDGAPRDLVKSIRDLCGAKTAQVYTVPGELDLRAYFVISGLSGFEDLKVEPWDSQASPQIEPGESMFDAIKRGDILLHHPYESFDPVMQMIEEAAADPDVIAIKQILYRTAKNSRIISALIRAAQAGKHVTVLVELKARFDEARNLERAEELLNAGAQIIYGVRGLKTHAKVCLVMRREAGHLVRYMHFGTGNYNEATSKLYTDISYLTCRQNYGSDASAFFNTVTGRSRFVHFERISMAPFGLRERLLSMIHSETERARQGEEAEIMLKMNALEDRKMITALYEASQAGVTVRLNVRGICCLRPGVKGLSENIRVVSIIDRYLEHARIYHFRQGGRPVIFISSADFMNRNLSKRVELLVPVEDKEAKKRLTHILETHFADTSRGRVLKQDGTWAPPAANAAKALRSQEIFAKEAAKRIRQRNQAPDVLVPHRPKE; encoded by the coding sequence ATGACATCCTCCTCTCCAAGCCCTGACACGAAGTCTCCAAGCAAAGCGATGGCCATCAGCGAAGAACATTTCCTCAACCGTGAACTGAGCTGGCTGGCCTTCAATGAGCGGGTGCTGGCCGAAGCGGCACGCGCTGAGCTACCCGTGCTGGAACGCGTGAAGTTTCTGGCAATCACGGCCTCGAACCTGGACGAGTTCTTCATGGTGCGCGTCGGTGCGCTGCAGTTTCTGCGGGAGCAAGGACGGCGAGTGAAGGATCCTTCGGGGCTGACACCGACCCAGCAGTGGGAGCAGATCCAGCAACGGGCGACGGCTTTTGTGGAGCGGCAGTATGAGATTCTGAATGATGAGCTGCTGCCGCTGCTGCGGGAGAAGGGCATCCGCCGCCTGAACCCGAGCGAGCTGACCCCTGCGCAGCGCACTCACCTGGAAGCCTACTTCAGCGAGCACATCTTCCCGGTGCTTTCTCCTATCGCCCTGGATGATGACAAACCGCGTGTTTCTGTTCCGGCGCTGCAAATCGCGCTGCTCTGCAAGGTGCAGTCCGTGGCGGAAGGAAAGATGACGCAGAGGCTGGTGCTGTTCACGCTGCCGTCCAACCTGCCCCGGCATGTGCTGGTGCCGGAGGTGGAGAGCGGGCTGCATGCCTACCTGAATCTAGAGGACCTGCTTTCCGTCTTTCTACACCTGTATTTCCCGTCTGAAAAAGTGACGGCCAGCGCGCGGTTCCGCATCAGCCGGAACTCCGACATTGCGGTGGATGATGAGAGCTCCTTTGACCTGGCGAGCGAGATGGAGGACATCCTGGAAGCACGACTGCAGAGCCCGGCGATCCGTATCGAGATCGAGGACGGAGCGCCGCGCGATCTGGTGAAATCCATCCGTGACCTTTGCGGAGCGAAGACGGCACAGGTTTACACCGTGCCGGGTGAGCTGGACCTGCGGGCGTATTTTGTGATCTCGGGTCTGTCGGGCTTTGAGGACCTGAAGGTGGAGCCTTGGGACAGCCAGGCCTCGCCGCAGATCGAACCTGGAGAGAGCATGTTTGACGCGATCAAGCGCGGGGACATCCTGCTGCACCACCCGTATGAGTCGTTTGACCCGGTGATGCAGATGATCGAGGAAGCGGCGGCGGATCCGGACGTGATTGCCATCAAGCAGATCCTGTATCGCACGGCCAAAAACAGCCGCATCATCAGCGCGCTGATCCGCGCGGCCCAGGCGGGCAAGCACGTGACGGTGCTGGTGGAGCTGAAGGCGCGGTTTGATGAAGCCCGCAACCTGGAGCGTGCAGAAGAACTGCTCAATGCAGGTGCCCAGATCATCTACGGCGTGAGGGGGCTCAAAACTCACGCGAAGGTCTGCCTGGTGATGCGGCGGGAGGCGGGGCATCTGGTGAGGTACATGCACTTTGGCACGGGCAACTACAATGAGGCGACCTCCAAGCTGTACACGGACATCAGCTACCTGACCTGTCGACAGAACTACGGCAGCGACGCCAGTGCCTTTTTCAATACGGTGACGGGGCGCTCGCGCTTCGTGCACTTCGAGCGCATCTCGATGGCCCCCTTTGGGTTGCGGGAGCGGCTGCTTTCGATGATCCACAGCGAGACGGAACGTGCGCGCCAGGGGGAGGAGGCGGAGATCATGCTGAAGATGAATGCGCTGGAGGATCGGAAGATGATCACCGCACTGTATGAGGCCTCGCAAGCGGGCGTGACCGTGCGGCTGAATGTGCGTGGCATCTGCTGCCTGCGCCCAGGAGTGAAGGGGCTGAGCGAAAACATTCGAGTCGTGAGCATCATCGACCGCTACCTGGAGCACGCGCGCATCTACCACTTCCGCCAGGGCGGACGGCCAGTGATTTTCATCTCAAGCGCGGACTTCATGAACCGCAATCTTTCCAAGCGGGTGGAGCTGCTGGTGCCGGTGGAGGACAAGGAGGCGAAGAAGCGGCTGACGCACATCCTTGAGACCCACTTTGCGGACACTTCCCGTGGCCGGGTGCTGAAGCAGGACGGCACATGGGCACCGCCTGCCGCGAACGCCGCCAAGGCCCTGCGATCCCAGGAAATCTTTGCCAAGGAGGCGGCCAAACGCATCCGCCAGCGTAACCAGGCCCCTGATGTGCTGGTGCCGCACAGGCCGAAAGAATAA
- a CDS encoding VOC family protein: MRPEKVKFMLLAADMRRAVRFYTAVLGFQQIFVSDFWSEVSCGDAILALHGGHDGSVNPTGLSLQFEDVLEVAVAIERAGGRILEVPTQREGEPILLGRYRDPEGNEGFITQYVG, encoded by the coding sequence ATGCGCCCAGAGAAAGTCAAATTCATGCTCCTGGCGGCAGACATGCGCCGCGCCGTCCGATTTTACACTGCCGTCCTCGGCTTTCAGCAGATCTTTGTCAGCGATTTCTGGTCTGAGGTTTCCTGTGGCGATGCCATCCTCGCCCTCCATGGCGGCCATGACGGCAGCGTCAATCCCACCGGCCTCAGCCTTCAGTTTGAGGATGTGTTGGAGGTCGCCGTCGCCATCGAGCGCGCAGGCGGCCGCATTCTCGAAGTTCCCACTCAGCGGGAGGGGGAACCCATCCTCCTCGGCCGCTATCGCGATCCGGAAGGCAATGAGGGCTTCATCACCCAATACGTCGGTTGA